The Antarcticibacterium sp. 1MA-6-2 genome has a window encoding:
- a CDS encoding tyrosine-protein kinase, with protein sequence MEDLQEYSEEKESNFDLKAEIFKYLAYWKWLLLGFLLGGLLAFLYNRYTIPRYWSEASMMIVKDNQSGVAGALPSGGGFLTLEENSLDNQIVTLKSQRLVKKVVEDLNHNISYFIEGKVITTEAYKTSPVIIDFITHDSIVNYVSESFFVTPVSSTDFTLVNENLNYNKSHKLGEVISIGELHFTIVPRKTGASSSFQNAGTIRIDVNPLDQVAAEYISALVVAPKGKALDILSLSIIQAESDKSEDFLNNLMFQFNEDGVADKRQVALNTTEFIEERLEIITMELDTVEGGMADFKRENQFMDVASGANQYLSKSTMAEEEIFDLELQMQVISSIEDLINRRESYRLLPTNMGIDAVEVSGLISTYNELILERNALLRNGTEENPAVERLTAELDSLRENLKDNIESTKDALNIQLAELNQLDSRAQAKFSTFPGMEKGMRGIERQQLIKEELYLFLLQRREEAAIEFAVTSPVAKIIDPAYTVPTPVDPKPWLILTGGFLVGLLLPLIVLFVRFMLDTKVHHKGDLSSLTKNIPFLGEVPQIANESEEVIQLNDRSPLAESFRILRTNLAYLMKAKKENRGEIIFVTSTIKGEGKTFISYNLARTLATTNKRVIILGADIRNPKLHRYLDVPMETQGLSDYLYNLDISSSDIITSSQDKEIKVDLILSGVIPPNPAELFMNDRMEILLKELSATYDYIIVDTAPTMIVTDTLLISPLADTTLYVTRAGYTDKKLLDFPKELKQQGKLKGLAIVLNDVDYSKFSYGAKYGYNYGYGYGYGVNKESKWKKLFNWGKASK encoded by the coding sequence ATGGAAGATTTACAGGAATATTCTGAAGAAAAAGAGTCAAATTTTGATTTAAAAGCTGAAATTTTTAAATACTTAGCTTACTGGAAGTGGTTGCTTCTGGGATTTTTATTAGGTGGTCTTTTAGCTTTTCTTTATAACCGTTACACCATTCCAAGGTATTGGAGTGAGGCCTCGATGATGATTGTAAAAGATAATCAAAGTGGAGTCGCCGGGGCTTTACCTTCCGGTGGAGGTTTTCTTACTCTTGAAGAAAATTCACTTGATAATCAAATTGTTACTTTGAAATCTCAGCGACTCGTAAAAAAAGTAGTTGAAGATTTAAATCATAACATTTCATATTTTATAGAGGGTAAAGTAATTACAACTGAGGCATATAAGACAAGCCCTGTAATAATTGATTTTATTACTCACGATTCTATTGTAAATTATGTTTCTGAATCATTTTTTGTCACCCCTGTTTCATCGACTGATTTTACTCTGGTAAATGAGAATCTCAATTACAATAAAAGCCATAAGTTAGGAGAAGTAATTTCTATAGGGGAATTGCATTTTACAATAGTTCCCAGGAAGACAGGTGCTTCTTCCAGTTTTCAAAATGCAGGAACTATTAGAATAGATGTAAATCCACTGGATCAAGTGGCTGCTGAATACATCTCTGCGCTGGTGGTAGCACCAAAAGGGAAGGCATTAGATATACTTTCTTTATCTATTATACAGGCTGAAAGTGACAAGTCTGAAGATTTTTTAAATAACCTGATGTTCCAGTTTAATGAAGACGGGGTTGCAGATAAGCGACAGGTGGCATTAAATACGACTGAATTCATAGAGGAGAGGCTGGAAATTATTACCATGGAACTGGACACTGTTGAAGGAGGAATGGCTGATTTTAAGAGAGAAAACCAATTTATGGATGTCGCCAGCGGTGCGAATCAATATCTCTCCAAATCCACTATGGCCGAGGAGGAAATTTTTGATCTCGAACTCCAAATGCAAGTTATTTCCTCTATTGAAGACCTTATAAACAGAAGGGAAAGTTATCGTCTACTTCCTACTAATATGGGAATTGATGCCGTAGAAGTATCAGGTCTAATTTCAACATATAATGAGTTAATATTGGAGAGGAATGCTCTTCTTCGAAATGGAACTGAAGAAAATCCAGCTGTCGAACGTTTGACCGCAGAACTGGATTCTTTAAGGGAGAATTTAAAAGATAATATTGAGAGCACCAAAGATGCTTTAAATATTCAGTTAGCCGAACTTAATCAGCTGGACAGTCGTGCACAAGCGAAGTTCTCTACTTTTCCAGGAATGGAAAAAGGAATGAGAGGAATTGAGAGACAGCAGCTAATAAAAGAAGAATTATACCTGTTTTTACTACAAAGAAGAGAAGAAGCCGCCATAGAATTTGCAGTTACTTCCCCTGTAGCTAAAATTATTGACCCTGCATACACTGTTCCAACTCCAGTTGATCCCAAACCCTGGTTGATATTGACAGGTGGCTTCCTTGTTGGCCTTTTGTTACCTCTAATTGTTTTGTTTGTGAGGTTTATGTTAGATACTAAGGTACATCATAAAGGGGACCTTTCTTCTTTAACTAAGAACATACCATTTCTAGGAGAGGTACCTCAGATTGCTAACGAATCTGAAGAAGTTATTCAATTAAATGATAGGTCCCCCCTTGCCGAATCCTTTCGGATATTAAGAACGAATCTCGCTTACTTAATGAAGGCGAAAAAGGAGAATAGGGGAGAAATTATCTTTGTTACGTCAACCATTAAAGGAGAAGGTAAAACGTTTATTTCTTATAATCTTGCCCGCACTCTTGCCACTACCAATAAAAGAGTAATTATACTTGGTGCAGATATTAGAAATCCAAAGTTGCACCGCTATCTTGATGTTCCAATGGAAACACAAGGTTTGTCGGACTATTTGTACAATTTGGATATTTCTTCATCAGATATAATCACTAGCTCACAAGACAAAGAAATTAAAGTAGATCTCATTCTCTCGGGAGTTATACCACCTAATCCTGCTGAATTATTTATGAATGATCGTATGGAAATCCTGTTAAAGGAACTCTCTGCTACTTACGATTATATTATAGTGGATACAGCACCAACAATGATCGTTACAGATACCCTTCTTATTAGTCCTTTAGCCGATACTACTTTGTACGTCACCAGGGCAGGTTACACAGATAAAAAGTTGCTGGATTTTCCTAAAGAGTTAAAACAGCAGGGAAAATTAAAAGGATTGGCAATCGTTCTTAACGATGTAGATTATTCCAAATTTTCATATGGTGCGAAATATGGATATAATTATGGTTATGGTTATGGTTACGGGGTAAACAAGGAGTCAAAATGGAAAAAGTTGTTCAATTGGGGAAAAGCTAGTAAGTAA
- a CDS encoding two-component system response regulator has translation MLKVLLIDDDEIVLLVQRKLLQRCNFEQEIISYRSAKSALNYLSQVSDSDDFLILLDVNMPQMNGWDFISQLSKMEVVDRTHILMVTSSIELNDKEVAENYPNVFDFIEKPFNADNCKKIRSIPALKNYF, from the coding sequence ATGCTGAAGGTCTTATTAATTGATGATGATGAAATAGTATTGCTGGTGCAAAGGAAACTTCTCCAACGTTGCAATTTTGAGCAGGAGATTATTTCATATCGTTCTGCTAAATCGGCATTGAATTATCTCTCTCAGGTATCTGATAGTGATGATTTCCTCATATTACTGGATGTAAATATGCCTCAAATGAACGGGTGGGATTTCATATCTCAGTTATCAAAAATGGAAGTTGTAGATCGAACTCACATTTTAATGGTTACTTCTTCAATAGAATTAAATGATAAAGAAGTTGCTGAGAATTATCCCAATGTATTTGATTTTATTGAAAAACCATTTAACGCAGACAATTGTAAAAAAATAAGATCTATCCCGGCATTAAAAAATTATTTTTAA
- a CDS encoding tyrosine-protein phosphatase: MLNIFKSKIYLKDLLQGITDIHNHILPGIDDGAANEIDSVQLLLKFKELGITKFIATPHVMNDYYPNTRETINNALSLLKNKIIEDQELQKVKIKAAAEYMMDQSFMEILEKKELLCLNENYVLVEMSFFQAPINLNEILFKLQTQGYRPILAHPERYAFYHSKDLSKYADLKNRGCLFQINALSLSPHYGSQIQEIGFRLLEAG; the protein is encoded by the coding sequence ATGCTAAATATTTTTAAAAGCAAGATATACCTGAAAGACCTCCTACAAGGAATAACTGACATACACAATCATATTTTACCGGGTATTGATGACGGTGCTGCTAATGAAATTGATTCTGTTCAATTACTTTTAAAATTTAAGGAACTGGGAATAACTAAATTTATTGCCACTCCTCATGTGATGAATGACTATTATCCAAACACCCGGGAGACAATCAATAACGCACTTAGCCTTTTAAAAAATAAAATTATTGAAGATCAGGAACTTCAAAAGGTAAAAATTAAAGCTGCTGCGGAATATATGATGGACCAGAGTTTTATGGAAATACTTGAGAAGAAAGAATTACTGTGCCTCAATGAAAATTATGTGCTGGTTGAAATGTCCTTTTTCCAGGCTCCAATAAATCTTAACGAAATACTCTTTAAATTACAAACACAAGGTTATCGTCCCATTCTTGCACATCCTGAAAGATATGCCTTTTATCATTCCAAAGATCTAAGCAAATATGCCGACTTAAAGAACCGGGGATGTCTTTTCCAAATCAATGCACTCTCCCTATCCCCCCATTATGGATCTCAAATTCAGGAAATAGGTTTTCGACTCCTGGAAGCTGGATAA
- a CDS encoding polysaccharide biosynthesis/export family protein, translating into MREKLLFLLAILFLASCASRKEIVYFQGIENIEGTVINSKFEPVFESNDVLQIDVSSMDPAVVAPFLMNVASQNQSSGSSSRSSSSGSSGGGGRRNSASIGYLVDVKGNIQFPVLGQVEVAGKSRSELEAHLTREIKKYVRDAVVAVRLINFRVIVLGESGSQSVVQVENERISVPELLANVGGITYDGMRDNILVIREIDGVITHGYLDMTSADIFKNPYYYLKQNDIVYVEPTYKQVKSAGWITSWQGILSVITSAVSLYFITQNF; encoded by the coding sequence ATGAGAGAAAAATTATTATTCTTACTTGCAATTCTATTTCTCGCAAGTTGTGCTTCGCGTAAAGAAATTGTCTACTTCCAGGGAATAGAAAATATTGAGGGGACGGTTATTAATTCTAAGTTTGAGCCTGTATTCGAAAGCAACGATGTACTTCAAATAGATGTATCGTCTATGGATCCGGCTGTGGTTGCTCCGTTTTTAATGAATGTTGCTTCTCAAAACCAAAGTAGTGGAAGCAGCAGTAGAAGCAGTAGTTCCGGATCCTCTGGTGGAGGAGGGAGAAGAAATTCAGCCTCCATAGGTTATCTCGTGGATGTTAAAGGGAATATACAGTTTCCTGTCCTGGGTCAGGTGGAGGTTGCGGGTAAAAGCCGTAGTGAACTTGAAGCACACTTAACACGGGAAATTAAAAAGTATGTTAGAGATGCTGTAGTTGCTGTAAGACTAATAAATTTTAGAGTTATAGTACTTGGTGAATCAGGTAGCCAGTCTGTAGTTCAGGTAGAGAATGAAAGAATTAGTGTTCCCGAACTTCTTGCTAATGTTGGAGGCATAACTTATGATGGGATGAGAGACAACATTCTGGTCATTCGTGAGATAGACGGTGTTATTACCCACGGATATCTAGATATGACAAGTGCAGATATTTTTAAAAATCCCTATTATTATTTAAAACAAAACGACATCGTTTATGTAGAACCTACCTATAAACAAGTAAAATCTGCAGGATGGATCACCAGCTGGCAAGGTATTTTATCTGTTATAACCTCGGCAGTTAGTCTCTATTTTATAACCCAAAACTTTTAA